One stretch of Paenibacillus sp. FSL R5-0341 DNA includes these proteins:
- a CDS encoding TetR/AcrR family transcriptional regulator — protein sequence MVGIKNNRRTKYTMELIKEVFLELLESKKLPQITVTEICKQADINRGTFYLHYKDPYELFEALQMEFTQEIMETLGQGTSPCTTEQSMINLLNIIQDKKTIYQILISESGENNFLSQVLLEDFLLKNGEDAGSQKTFTMDYTLTYMVHGSLGIINQWLESNSEDSPQTIARLISSLGHQNMAKGYRKHEDTIE from the coding sequence ATGGTTGGAATCAAAAATAATAGAAGAACTAAATATACGATGGAGCTTATTAAAGAGGTCTTTCTAGAGCTGTTAGAGAGCAAAAAATTACCTCAAATAACGGTAACTGAAATATGTAAGCAGGCGGATATCAATCGGGGGACGTTTTATTTGCACTACAAAGATCCTTATGAATTGTTTGAAGCCTTGCAGATGGAATTTACGCAAGAAATCATGGAAACGTTAGGACAGGGGACAAGTCCCTGCACAACAGAGCAATCGATGATTAATCTGCTGAACATCATTCAGGATAAGAAAACGATCTATCAAATCCTGATTTCGGAGAGTGGAGAAAATAACTTTTTATCACAAGTTCTACTGGAAGACTTTCTGCTAAAAAATGGAGAAGACGCGGGCAGCCAGAAGACATTTACAATGGACTATACGCTCACTTACATGGTTCATGGTTCCTTAGGCATCATCAATCAATGGCTGGAATCCAATAGCGAGGACAGCCCGCAAACGATTGCTCGTCTTATTTCTTCTTTGGGTCATCAGAATATGGCTAAAGGATATCGTAAGCATGAAGATACAATTGAATGA
- a CDS encoding helix-turn-helix domain-containing protein: MKIQLNDRIKVHPGFWAGLHQLGIGADDVAHTAQLPLEVINQPVVTQAQYFAIWQAYSDLIGDTAEGIIKLATGYEISKYPPPVLAMYHARDYRDALNRMVRYKQMCPPESLQMNEAGEECIIELEWLHKEQPGPPLLVGITLAFLIELGRRGTGQPLTAKRVEFSQPMGDVAILEAYFGCRVHTHSNYNRVTLGRKDLSLPFLSYNEELLEILTPALERSLDEQESSRSIIEVVKWIIKRSLTGKRPDIQTVAKELRMSDRTLQRRLTEENTNFKQLLTEARREQAREYLADPSLDIKEVAFLVGYEDQNSFYRAFRNWEGDTPSNWRVRH, translated from the coding sequence ATGAAGATACAATTGAATGATCGAATTAAAGTTCATCCAGGCTTTTGGGCAGGATTACATCAATTAGGGATTGGTGCTGACGACGTAGCTCACACTGCACAACTGCCTCTAGAGGTAATCAATCAACCTGTAGTGACCCAAGCTCAGTACTTTGCAATCTGGCAGGCCTATTCAGATCTCATTGGGGACACTGCCGAAGGCATCATCAAACTTGCAACTGGATATGAAATATCGAAGTATCCTCCGCCTGTTCTGGCGATGTACCATGCTCGTGATTATCGGGATGCGTTGAATCGAATGGTCCGTTACAAGCAAATGTGCCCTCCCGAGAGCTTGCAGATGAACGAAGCAGGGGAAGAATGTATCATTGAACTCGAATGGTTACATAAGGAGCAACCAGGTCCGCCATTGCTGGTGGGTATTACCCTGGCATTCTTGATCGAACTTGGACGGAGGGGCACAGGACAGCCATTGACTGCAAAAAGGGTTGAATTCTCGCAACCAATGGGTGACGTAGCCATACTCGAAGCTTACTTCGGCTGTCGAGTCCATACCCATTCCAACTATAATCGGGTGACGCTAGGGCGGAAAGATCTGAGTCTTCCATTTCTTTCGTATAACGAGGAGTTACTGGAGATTCTGACCCCGGCACTGGAACGGTCGCTGGACGAACAGGAGAGCAGTCGATCCATTATTGAAGTGGTCAAATGGATTATAAAACGCAGCCTCACTGGAAAGCGCCCTGACATTCAGACGGTCGCCAAAGAGCTTCGCATGAGTGATCGTACTTTGCAGCGGCGACTGACAGAGGAGAACACAAACTTCAAGCAATTATTAACCGAGGCCAGACGTGAGCAGGCCCGAGAGTACCTTGCAGATCCTTCGCTCGATATCAAAGAAGTGGCATTCCTGGTTGGATATGAAGACCAGAATTCGTTCTATCGTGCGTTCCGAAATTGGGAAGGGGATACACCTTCAAATTGGCGTGTCAGGCATTAA
- a CDS encoding SDR family NAD(P)-dependent oxidoreductase yields MDMGLKEKTALVTGSTKGIGKAIALELAREGVHVLINGRNDEEVERTVREIKSTFPETSPLKATADLVDLEQRQALFEKFPEVDILVNSMGIYEIMSYEDVNDEVWEKYFRTNVLAANGLSQFYLPKMVKNNDGRIIFIASEEALMPSGQMPQYCMTKSMLLSLSKSLSKLTAGTEVTINTIMPGPTLSENVRDIIESIYPDEALTFEEKEKDFMKSNLPQSELQRFIKPSEIGRLAAFVCSPYASAFRGSPIRMDGGMVPTIF; encoded by the coding sequence ATGGATATGGGACTAAAAGAGAAAACAGCATTAGTTACAGGATCAACAAAAGGAATCGGTAAAGCAATTGCTTTAGAGCTCGCCCGAGAAGGTGTTCATGTTCTGATTAATGGACGCAATGATGAAGAGGTGGAACGAACCGTTCGTGAAATCAAGTCCACTTTTCCGGAGACCTCTCCACTAAAGGCTACGGCTGATCTTGTGGATCTGGAGCAAAGACAAGCTTTATTCGAGAAGTTCCCTGAGGTTGATATTTTAGTGAATAGCATGGGCATATATGAGATCATGAGTTATGAAGACGTGAACGACGAAGTATGGGAAAAATATTTCCGTACGAATGTATTGGCTGCCAATGGCTTGTCTCAATTTTATTTACCTAAAATGGTGAAGAACAATGACGGACGTATTATTTTTATCGCGAGTGAGGAAGCTCTTATGCCCTCAGGCCAGATGCCCCAATATTGCATGACCAAGTCAATGTTGCTTTCATTATCCAAAAGTCTGTCCAAACTGACAGCAGGAACTGAAGTTACGATCAATACGATCATGCCAGGGCCAACACTGTCTGAGAATGTGCGTGATATTATTGAAAGCATATACCCTGATGAGGCGCTGACTTTCGAGGAAAAAGAGAAAGATTTTATGAAGAGCAATCTGCCTCAGTCTGAATTGCAGCGATTCATCAAGCCAAGTGAAATCGGCAGACTCGCAGCTTTTGTATGTAGTCCGTATGCTTCAGCTTTTAGAGGCTCTCCCATTCGTATGGACGGGGGCATGGTTCCCACCATATTTTAA